The following coding sequences lie in one Aspergillus luchuensis IFO 4308 DNA, chromosome 8, nearly complete sequence genomic window:
- a CDS encoding Zn(II)2Cys6 transcription factor (COG:S;~EggNog:ENOG410QDK3;~InterPro:IPR036864,IPR007219,IPR001138;~PFAM:PF00172,PF04082;~go_function: GO:0000981 - DNA-binding transcription factor activity, RNA polymerase II-specific [Evidence IEA];~go_function: GO:0003677 - DNA binding [Evidence IEA];~go_function: GO:0008270 - zinc ion binding [Evidence IEA];~go_process: GO:0006351 - transcription, DNA-templated [Evidence IEA];~go_process: GO:0006355 - regulation of transcription, DNA-templated [Evidence IEA]), whose protein sequence is MNHPEQTADEAGNAPSAHSTNKPKVRLSCETCRQRKVKCDKLNPCTNCQRLGTRCVPVERARLPRGRSGRPATERPGDQDANLKDRVAKLETIIRELARGGNQASARAILAAAVDEGSQAGSSDGEHGDDDDSQPGSVRTPDTYLGSSFWASLLNEVPDVHPSEQSGSKEDHRNAENSNLINYRRLFSMASGSDSAKSNSPAPSPAHQQLCCIFMQRVDLLCKILHRPSVKEFLVDGKPYLDYEPGHLAPIALAYSVYFAASCSLHDEESMRCFGIPKSSMIAKYQKEAEAALARADFITTNDLTVLQAYVLFLIALRSQDQSRRMWTMLSMALRIAQALSLHLPDPPFHVTPFERELRRRVWLAIGFLDIQASMDRASEPMMQAAWLESHPPANVNDIDISPTMTSNPPDSPGFTDMTFTMVTRKAQYVTRSLNFSDFMEPSINTLAIRQQLVLEFQQSVSKLLAHANPATNPLHWLTAAVAECTHASMQLITLRPLQRAPNFTPPLVRGDRLLEFAVNVLTASYRLRSDPRFATYQWIEFAFPPWHSLAVALAELCVCEDKAVMERFWEPVEYTFSQLGRVIADSQRGMLWKPMVKLMDRAKERRTQLLSTSTSTPAGSGSGPSSSNINPESAISSEQFSPLDLSIQQQQQQQEQEQQQSVAMQLDAQGFMHAPESHSGLDGAAAAAAVAASAWPNVWDAVDFSYAGPGLGSMQMAWANYENFVADVYVNVDDPEIMR, encoded by the exons ATGAATCATCCCGAGCAGACAGCAGACGAAGCAGGCAACGCTCCGTCCGCACACTCCACCAACAAGCCTAAAGTGCGTCTGAGCTGTGAAACTTGCCGGCAGCGCAAAGTCAAATGCGACAAGCTGAACCCATGCACGAATTGCCAGCGTCTCGGAACGAGATGCGTCCCCGTTGAACGGGCACGTCTTCCGCGCGGCAGATCCGGCAGACCAGCAACGGAGCGACCAGGTGACCAGGATGCGAACCTGAAGGACCGTGTGGCGAAGCTGGAAACCATCATCCGTGAACTGGCTCGCGGGGGCAATCAGGCCTCCGCTCGCGCTATTCTAGCTGCTGCCGTCGATGAAGGCTCACAGGCTGGGTCGTCGGATGGGGAGCatggcgatgacgatgactcgCAGCCTGGTAGTGTTCGGACTCCGGATACGTATTTGGGGTCTTCGTTTTGGGCCAGTCTCTTGAATGAG GTGCCGGATGTACATCCCAGTGAGCAGAGTGGTTCCAAGGAAGATCACCGTAATGCTGAGAACAGCAACCTAATCAACTACCGCCGACTTTTCTCCATGGCAAGCGGCAGTGACTCTGCAAAAAGCAATTCTCCGGCCCCCTCGCCTGCCCATCAACAGCTATGTTGTATATTCATGCAGAGGGTAGACCTGCTCTGCAAGATTCTCCACAGGCCCTCGGTGAAGGAATTCCTCGTGGATGGAAAGCCCTATTTGGACTACGAGCCAGGGCATCTGGCCCCGATTGCCCTCGCCTACTCTGTCTACTTCGCCGCCTCCTGTAGTCTTCACGACGAAGAGAGCATGCGCTGCTTCGGCATCCCCAAGTCATCCATGATAGCAAAGTACCagaaagaagccgaagcagCCCTCGCCCGCGCAGATTTTATCACCACCAATGACCTCACCGTCCTACAGGCTtatgtcctcttcctc ATCGCCCTCCGCTCCCAAGACCAAAGCCGTCGCATGTGGACAATGCTCAGCATGGCTCTGCGCATCGCGCAAGCCCTATCCCTTCACCTCCCCGACCCCCCGTTCCACGTAACCCCCTTCGAGCGAGAACTCCGGCGCCGCGTCTGGCTCGCCATTGGCTTTCTGGACATCCAAGCATCCATGGACCGCGCTTCCGAACCGATGATGCAAGCCGCCTGGCTAGAATCTCACCCGCCAGCAAACGTGAACGACATCGACATAAGCCCAACCATGACCTCAAATCCACCCGACTCCCCAGGCTTTACAGATATGACCTTCACAATGGTTACCCGCAAAGCACAATACGTAACCCGatccctcaacttctctGACTTTATGGAACCCTCCATCAACACGCTCGCCATCCGCCAGCAACTCGTCCTCGAATTTCAACAATCTGTCTCAAAACTCCTCGCTCACGCCAACCCCgcaaccaaccccctccatTGGCTCACAGCAGCCGTAGCAGAATGCACCCACGCGTCCATGCAACTCATCACCCTACGGCCTCTCCAACGCGCCCCAAACTTCACCCCGCCCCTCGTCCGTGGTGACCGTCTCCTCGAATTCGCAGTCAACGTGCTCACAGCCTCGTATCGTCTCCGCTCTGACCCCCGCTTCGCCACCTACCAATGGATCGAATTCGCTTTCCCGCCCTGGCATAGTCTCGCCGTTGCTTTGGCAGAACTCTGCGTCTGCGAGGACAAAGCCGTCATGGAACGCTTCTGGGAACCAGTCGAGTATACCTTCAGTCAGCTGGGACGAGTAATTGCCGATTCGCAACGCGGGATGCTATGGAAACCTATGGTTAAGTTAATGGATAGGGCAAAGGAAAGACGGACGCAATTACTTTCCACGTCTACTTCTACTCCAgccggctctggctctggtccatcttcatccaacaTTAATCCCGAATCAGCTATCAGCTCCGAGCAGTTCTCCCCGCTGGATTTATCTatccagcaacaacagcagcagcaggagcaagagcagcaacagtcCGTGGCTATGCAATTAGACGCACAAGGCTTTATGCATGCACCCGAGAGTCACAGCGGTCTTGACGGCGCAGCTGCTGCAGCGGCAGTCGCTGCGTCTGCGTGGCCGAATGTCTGGGACGCGGTTGATTTCAGCTACGCGGGACCAGGACTGGGGAGTATGCAGATGGCGTGGGCGAATTACGAGAACTTTGTGGCAGATGTCTATGTCAATGTTGATGATCCGGAGATTATGCGGTAA
- a CDS encoding stromal membrane-associated protein (COG:T;~EggNog:ENOG410PHZ5;~InterPro:IPR001164,IPR037278,IPR038508;~PFAM:PF01412;~go_function: GO:0005096 - GTPase activator activity [Evidence IEA]) codes for MSRRATPSQAAQNQQIIKSLLKLEQNKICADCKRNKHPRWASWNLGIFICIRCSGIHRGMGTHISRVKSVDLDSWTDEQLQSVVRWGNARANKYWEAKLAPGHVPSEAKIENFIRTKYESKRWVMDGPMPDPKTLDIGDDDVPLAVVQEKAKIERSASQRVAASSQPAVHRQQQSIDLFADDPIAPPARPSTTEPTPRAPPKQPQSAPAPKPAARPGDSLLGLDFFGSAQPAPTSRPASMASTPTGSTGMSRPDLKQSILSLYSKPPPATTQHERTSSFGDLASPAPSSSASNMGGLTDAFSGLSIPSSTSPPAPKPAEKPSPFANLTNFASMKSTPAAPKVSSPTASVGSGGGSLFDSLTSPTVPPPKPQSRTTSISSNGFDAGFTSFASPPPPKPNPPKSPLSDDLFGLSSPAPAAPAAVSPSAFTSTSPQELKSAFNLNPAPAPAPASRPSVASTASVASVLPPTTIDPWGGNAWSTPDPAPAAPAAPAASASMMKVPDTLTANDIGAGWGAPALSASSKPAPTVAADEDFGGWTSAAPISSTTTTTTTTNAPSKPAGGFGGADDLFSNVWE; via the exons ATGTCTCGACGTGCTACGCCGTCCCAGGCTGCTCAGAACCAGCAGATCATCAAGAGTCTGCTGAAACTCGAACAAAACAAGATATGTGCCGATTGCAAGCGCAATAAGC ATCCTCGGTGGGCATCATGGAACCTGGGAATCTTCATTTGTATCCGTTGCTCGGGCATTCATCGCGGCATGGGCACCCATATCAGTCGGGTGAAGTCGGTCGACCTTGACTCCTGGACGGACGAACAACTTCAGAGTGTTGTGAGATGGGGAAATGCTAGAGCCAACAA ATACTGGGAAGCGAAATTGGCACCCGGCCACGTCCCCTCGGAAGC GAAAATTGAGAATTTCATCCGGACAAAGTACGAGTCTAAGCGATGGGTCATGGACGGCCCAATGCCCGATCCCAAGACCCTGGATATTGGCGACGACGATGTG CCTCTCGCAGTGGTTCAGGAAAAAGCGAAGATTGAACGCTCTGCTTCTCAGCGTGTGGCTGCGTCCAGTCAACCCGCAGTCCATCGCCAGCAACAGTCCATCGATCTATTCGCCGACGACCCTATCGCCCCTCCGGCGCGTCCGAGCACGACAGAGCCCACCCCCAGGGCACCCCCTAAGCAACCACagtctgctcctgctcctaaGCCAGCGGCTCGTCCCGGGGACTCGCTACTTGGTTTGGACTTCTTCGGAAGCGCTCAGCCCGCCCCTACCAGCCGCCCAGCTAGTATGGCGTCGACCCCTACCGGTTCGACCGGGATGTCCAGGCCCGACTTGAAGCAATCGATTCTTTCGCTATACTCGAAGCCTCCGCCTGCTACGACGCAGCACGAGCGTACATCTTCATTTGGCGATCTGGCATCACCCGCGCCGAGTTCATCGGCCTCCAACATGGGTGGCCTGACCGATGCTTTCAGCGGACTGAGCATACCCTCGTCCACTTCCCCTCCGGCTCCTAAACCAGCTGAGAAACCCTCACCTTTCGCCAACCTGACGAACTTTGCCAGCATGAAGTCTACTCCAGCAGCTCCCAAGGTGTCTTCGCCCACTGCCTCAGTTGGTAGTGGGGGTGGTAGTCTCTTTGATAGTCTCACTTCTCCCACTGTCCCCCCGCCAAAGCCGCAGTCCCGGACCACATCAATCTCGTCGAACGGTTTTGACGCAGGATTCACCAGCTTTgcgtctcctccgccgccgaagccTAACCCCCCTAAGTCGCCTTTGTCTGACGACTTGTTCGGGCTTTCTTCGCCGGCCCCGGCCGCCCCGGCTGCTGTCTCACCTTCGGCGTTCACATCTACCTCTCCACAGGAGTTGAAGTCTGCTTTCAACCTTAACCCAGCTCCCGCTCCGGCCCCGGCTTCGAGGCCCTCAGTGGCTAGCACCGCGTCCGTCGCTAgcgttcttcctccaactACCATTGATCCCTGGGGAGGTAACGCCTGGAGCACTCCAGACCCTGCTCCCGCAGCACCTGCAGCACCTGCCGCTTCGgcttcgatgatgaaggtgcCGGATACCCTGACTGCCAATGACATTGGTGCGGGTTGGGGCGCTCCGGCTTTGTCGGCTAGTTCCAAGCCGGCCCCAACCGTCGCTGCCGATGAGGACTTTGGCGGATGGACCAGCGCGGCACCCATCTCGTCGACCACCACTACGACTACTACCACGAATGCTCCTTCCAAGCCGGCGGGCGGGTTTGGCGGAGCGGACGATCTATTTTCTAATGTTTGGGAGTAA